A segment of the Streptomyces sp. L2 genome:
GCCGGTGCGTGGGCGTTCCACGCGGTGCTGGGCGGCCTCGGCTTCCTGCTGCTCATGCCGTGGCCGGGCCGGGCGATGGCGGCGCTCCAGATCCGTATCGCGCACCGGTTCCTCGCCTGAGCAGCCCCACCGAAGACTCTCCTAAGGTCACCCCATGGTCCGCCTCCGTGCCCTCGCCGCCGCCACGTTCGGCCGCCGCGCCCTCGCCGCGCTGCTGTACGCGGTGCTGGCCTTCCCGCTCGCCCTCGTCGGCTTCGTGCTCACCCTGGCCGGGCTGCTGACCGGCCTCGTGCTGTCGGTGACCCCGTTCGGGCTGTGGCTGCTCGCCGGGACGGTACGCGGCGCCCTGGCGCTCGGCGCGCTGCAACGGCTGCTGGCCCGCCGCCTGCTGGGCCTGCGCATCGAGGAACCGGCCCCGCCCGGAGGCCGCGGCATCCTCGGCCGGCGGCGGGCCCTGCTCGGCGACCGGCCTGGCCGGCGGGCCGTCGGCTGCGCGCTGCTGACACCGTTCACCGCCGTCTTCGGCTACGCCGCCGTCCTCATCGGCTACGTCTACGGCGTCCTGCTCACCCTCTTCCCGGTGCTGAAGCAGTGGGACCGCAACACCGTGCACCACGCCGACGGCTCCGTCTCCCACGTCAGCCTGGAGTTCTGGGGCTTCCAGGTCGACACCTGGCCGCGCTGGCTGATCCCCTGCGCCCTCGGCCTGCTCCTCCTCGCCGTCGTCCCCTTTCTGCTGCGGCACGCCCTCGCACCGCACCGGGTCCTGCTGGCCGCGCTGCTCGGCCCCGACCCCGCGGACCGCCGTATCCGCACCCTGGAGGAGACACGCGCGCAGGCCGTCGAGGACGCGGCGGCCACCCTGCGCCGGATCGAACGCGACCTGCACGACGGCACGCAGGCCCGGCTGGTCGGCCTCGCCATGCACCTCACGATCGTCCGCGAACTGGTCACCGCCGGTGCCGCGCCCGACCGGATCCTCACCGCCGTCGACACGGCGCAGTCGACGGCCACCCAGGCGATCACCGATCTGCGCCACCTCGTCAAGGGCATCCACCCGCCCGTCCTCGACGAGGGACTCCCCGCGGCCCTCGCCACCCTCGCCGCCGACGTGGCGCTCCCCGTGGAGCTGCGCACCGACATCCGCACCCGGCCCAGTCCCGCCGTGGAGTCCATCGCCTACTTCTGCGCCGCGGAACTCCTCGCCAACGCCGTCAAGCACAGCGGGGCCGGCACCGCCACGGTCGACGTCACCGCCGACGACATCCTGCTGCGGCTGCGCGTCACCGACGACGGCCGCGGCGGGGCGGTGGTCGGCGCGGGCTCCGGACTCACCGGCCTGCTGGCCCGCGTCCGCACGGTCGACGGCACACTCACCTGCGCCAGCCCGCCCGGAGGGCCTACTGTGATCACGGTCGAACTGCCCCACACCTGA
Coding sequences within it:
- a CDS encoding sensor domain-containing protein, giving the protein MVRLRALAAATFGRRALAALLYAVLAFPLALVGFVLTLAGLLTGLVLSVTPFGLWLLAGTVRGALALGALQRLLARRLLGLRIEEPAPPGGRGILGRRRALLGDRPGRRAVGCALLTPFTAVFGYAAVLIGYVYGVLLTLFPVLKQWDRNTVHHADGSVSHVSLEFWGFQVDTWPRWLIPCALGLLLLAVVPFLLRHALAPHRVLLAALLGPDPADRRIRTLEETRAQAVEDAAATLRRIERDLHDGTQARLVGLAMHLTIVRELVTAGAAPDRILTAVDTAQSTATQAITDLRHLVKGIHPPVLDEGLPAALATLAADVALPVELRTDIRTRPSPAVESIAYFCAAELLANAVKHSGAGTATVDVTADDILLRLRVTDDGRGGAVVGAGSGLTGLLARVRTVDGTLTCASPPGGPTVITVELPHT